The following coding sequences lie in one Primulina eburnea isolate SZY01 unplaced genomic scaffold, ASM2296580v1 ctg524_ERROPOS1344499, whole genome shotgun sequence genomic window:
- the LOC140821341 gene encoding uncharacterized protein isoform X1, whose amino-acid sequence MYSLHSLSVTTHIDARNLAADLNLMEDTEAMVEGGPLEQVPGEENESRTLNSEQIEMEIAQILDKINNFTQMVSELLDSGKSMLKELSNEFEERVVLIHKEQMEKWQEEIKELRLLDAANEETDALLHNAKFLLQSIPGGTSQ is encoded by the exons ATGTACTCACTGCATTCGCTCTCGGTCACAACTCACATAGACGCACGAAACTTGGCTGCCGATTTGAATCTG ATGGAGGATACGGAGGCAATGGTGGAAGGAGGACCTCTTGAACAGGTTCCAGGAGAAGAAAATGAGTCAAGAACTTTGAATTCTGAGCAAATCGAGATGGAGATTGCTCAGATTCTTGACAAGATCAATAACTTTACTCAAATG GTATCTGAGTTGCTAGATTCGGGGAAGTCGATGCTGAAGGAATTGAGTAATGAATTTGAAGAACGGGTTGTTTT AATTCACAAGGAGCAAATGGAAAAGTGGCAAGAGGAGATCAAGGAACTGCGTTTGCTGGATGCTGCAAATGAGGAGACTGATGCACTTTTGCACAATGCCAAATTTCTACTTCAGAGCATTCCAGGTGGAACCTCACAGTAA
- the LOC140821341 gene encoding uncharacterized protein isoform X2, which produces MEDTEAMVEGGPLEQVPGEENESRTLNSEQIEMEIAQILDKINNFTQMVSELLDSGKSMLKELSNEFEERVVLIHKEQMEKWQEEIKELRLLDAANEETDALLHNAKFLLQSIPGGTSQ; this is translated from the exons ATGGAGGATACGGAGGCAATGGTGGAAGGAGGACCTCTTGAACAGGTTCCAGGAGAAGAAAATGAGTCAAGAACTTTGAATTCTGAGCAAATCGAGATGGAGATTGCTCAGATTCTTGACAAGATCAATAACTTTACTCAAATG GTATCTGAGTTGCTAGATTCGGGGAAGTCGATGCTGAAGGAATTGAGTAATGAATTTGAAGAACGGGTTGTTTT AATTCACAAGGAGCAAATGGAAAAGTGGCAAGAGGAGATCAAGGAACTGCGTTTGCTGGATGCTGCAAATGAGGAGACTGATGCACTTTTGCACAATGCCAAATTTCTACTTCAGAGCATTCCAGGTGGAACCTCACAGTAA
- the LOC140821339 gene encoding protein FAR1-RELATED SEQUENCE 5-like, with protein sequence MFELRHKWVPAYFNHIFSAGMSSSQRSESSHAFFKRYISSKNSLMDFIIRFNKALRHQRHNELVADHVDMNERPKLQSKWPMESQMVTVYTKKKWLEFQEEMSQSHGYYVQTESVGNEFGIYKVMNFQASSSSKPRVLTHVIQGDDILCSCMKFQFEGIPCRHMLAFFRINQVFHLPDKYILKCWTQAAKIVEFFPTDEQNVVEAPERCLMSRHLRLSYKASALVDIASLTVEGTNFLNAQFDYIGNKMKDLNMTTTVSGGSQCRRATDRAIDIVDPQKIRTKGCGKRLKSSKEKATTQGRKCRGCGRRGVQHDKRNCPNLQDGSTINNKNEEESSDDEDFGSIDDNLNL encoded by the exons atgtttgagttgcGACATAAATGGGTACCAGCATATTTTAATCATATATTTTCTGCGGGTATGTCAAGTAGCCAGCGGTCCGAAAGTTCACATGCTTTTTTCAAGAGATATATATCTAGCAAGAACTCATTGATGGATTTTATCATTCGTTTCAATAAGGCACTTCGGCACCAAAGACACAATGAGTTAGTTGCAGATCATGTCGATATGAATGAGCGTCCCAAGCTACAGTCCAAATGGCCAATGGAATCTCAGATGGTGACGGTTTACACGAAAAAGAAATGGTTGGAGTTTCAAGAAGAAATGAGTCAGAGTCATGGTTATTACGTGCAAACAGAATCTGTGGGAAATGAGTTTGGGATTTACAAGGTGATGAATTTTCAAGCTTCTTCGTCTTCGAAACCAAGAGTGCTTACACATGTCATACAAGGGGATGATATATTGTGCAGTTGTATGAAATTTCAGTTTGAGGGCATTCCATGCAGGCATATGTTAGCATTTTTTCGTATAAACCAAGTCTTTCATTTGCCGGATAAATATATACTGAAATGTTGGACGCAAGCTGCAAAGATTGTAGAATTTTTTCCTACAGATGAGCAAAATGTGGTTGAAGCTCCAGAAAGATGTTTGATGTCAAGACATTTGAGGTTATCCTATAAAGCTTCTGCATTAGTTGATATTGCATCATTGACTGTTGAGGGAACAAATTTCTTGAATGCACAGTTTGATTATATTGGCAACAAAATGAAAGACTTGAATATGACTACAACAGTAAGCGGTGGAAGTCAATGTAGAAGAGCCACAGATAGGGCTATTGATATCGTTGATCCTCAAAAAATTAGAACAAAGGGATGTGGGAAGAGATTAAAGTCATCAAAGGAGAAGGCAACCACACAGGGAAGAAAATGTCGTGGGTGTGGACGCCGAGGTGTGCAGCATGACAAGCGTAACTGTCCAAATTTGCAAGACGG GTCaactattaataataaaaacgaAGAAGAAAGCTCAGATGACGAAGATTTTGGATCGATAGATGATAATTTAAATCTCTAA
- the LOC140821340 gene encoding uncharacterized protein C24B11.05-like, producing the protein MEDNRKSSVAKYDFALFDMDDTLYPLSLGINLACRRNIEEYMLHHLHIEESQVASMCLELYKEHGTTMAGLKMIGYEFDNDEFHAYVHGRLPYHLLKPDPLLRNLLLSMPQRKIIFTNADQAHAARVLSRLGLEDCFQGVICFETLNPSAQEGKDAIQIENQNFSLKPRILCKPSLQGTEEAIRIANVDPCKTIFFDDSIRNIASGKAAGLHTVIVGRSTLVPGADYALNSIHNLREAIPEIWEDEGEHLEQVIQPSAVETVVLA; encoded by the exons ATGGAAGATAATAGAAAGTCCAGCGTTGCTAAATACGATTTTGCCCTATTTG ATATGGATGACACTTTGTACCCCTTGAGCTTGGGAATCAACTTGGCTTGTAGGAGAAATATAGAAG AATACATGTTGCACCACCTGCATATTGAAGAAAGTCAGGTTGCAAGTATGTGCTTGGAGTTGTACAAAGAGCATGGTACAACAATGGCTGGGCTCAAG ATGATTGGATATGAATTCGACAACGATGAGTTTCATGCTTATGTCCATGGAAGATTACCCTATCATCTGCTGAAACCTGATCCACTTCTCAGGAATCTACTTCTTTCCATGCCCCAAAGAAAAATA ATATTCACAAATGCGGACCAAGCGCATGCAGCCCGAGTTCTTAGCAGGTTGGGATTGGAAGACTGTTTCCAAGGGGTCATATGTTTTGAGACTCTCAACCCTTCTGCCCAAGAGGGAAAAGATGCAATTCAAATCGAGAATCAAAATTTCAGTTTGAAGCCTCGAATTCTATGCAAACCTTCTCTACAAGGAACTGAAGAAGCAATTCGCATTGCAAATGTTGATCCATGCAAAACA ATATTCTTCGATGATAGCATTAGGAACATTGCCAGTGGAAAAGCAGCAGGGCTTCACACAGTAATA GTGGGGAGATCAACGTTAGTACCAGGTGCAGATTATGCCTTAAACAGCATACACAATCTAAGAGAAGCAATACCTGAAATATGGGAAGATGAAGGGGAGCATTTGGAGCAAGTAATCCAGCCTTCTGCAGTAGAAACTGTTGTACTAGCATAG
- the LOC140821336 gene encoding protein FAR1-RELATED SEQUENCE 5-like, whose product MDQYSGDEQSYIPQVGDDQKPQIGMRFDSLEDAFSFYNQYARESGFSARMSNSKKSKKTNEIIWKKFVCFKEGHTDDIRWSKQTKNDQPRKERARGETRTGCLSKISVVKEQTGPGWVVSTFIESHNHPLSTPSKVHLLRSHRGISASKKMLSQQFAEANVPTCQQMRLFEIESGGPENVGFIERDMRNYEKSVRDEHKGIDAETLVDFFESEKAKSSLFFFDYETDSDNRFTRCFWTDHVSRRAYTAFGDVVVFDTTYNTNKYGMIFAPFVGVNHHHQTILFGCGLLSDEKTDSFVWLLNKFLEAMCQGAPNLIITDQDPALTKAISQVFPQTTHRYCLWHILNKFSEKLNQ is encoded by the coding sequence ATGGATCAATATAGTGGAGATGAACAATCGTACATCCCCCAAGTCGGTGATGATCAGAAACCCCAGATTGGTATGAGATTCGATTCGttagaggatgcattctcattCTACAACCAATATGCCCGAGAATCCGGTTTTAGCGCGAGAATGAGTAATAGCAAGAAAAgtaagaaaacaaacgaaattaTATGGAAGAAATTTGTATGCTTTAAAGAAGGGCATACAGATGATATTCGATGGAGCAAACAGACAAAAAATGATCAACCAAGAAAAGAAAGAGCCCGTGGTGAGACTAGAACCGGATGTTTGTCCAAGATTTCAGTTGTCAAGGAACAAACAGGTCCAGGTTGGGTTGTCAGTACCTTCATTGAAAGTCATAATCATCCATTATCGACTCCGTCGAAGGTGCATTTGTTACGCTCGCATCGTGGTATTTCTGCATCAAAAAAAATGTTGAGTCAACAATTTGCAGAAGCCAATGTGCCAACTTGTCAACAAATGAGATTATTTGAGATAGAGTCTGGAGGGCCTGAAAATGTAGGTTTCATAGAAAGAGATATGAGAAACTACGAGAAAAGTGTTAGGGATGAGCATAAGGGTATTGATGCAGAAACATTGGTCGATTTCTTCGAATCTGAGAAAGCGAAGAGTTCATTGTTCTTTTTTGATTATGAGACTGACTCGGACAACAGATTTACCAGGTGTTTTTGGACTGATCATGTGTCAAGAAGGGCATACACTGCTTTTGGTGACGTAGTTGTGTTTGATACTACATACAACACCAACAAATATGGGATGATTTTCGCACCATTTGTTGGagttaatcatcatcatcagaccaTTCTTTTTGGTTGTGGATTGTTGAGTGACGAAAAAACAGATTCTTTTGTTTGGTTGCTTAATAAATTCCTAGAAGCCATGTGTCAAGGTGCCCCAAACTTGATTATCACTGACCAAGATCCTGCTCTGACGAAAGCCATATCACAAGTTTTTCCTCAAACAACACACCGATATTGTTTGTGGCATATACTGAACAAATTCTCTGAGAAATTAAACCAATGA